CCATCATCATGCACTGATTGCCGCTGGTCGACCCATTGATCAAAAAGAAGGTGTGATCGGCGCCCCACGCCTGAGCGGCAAGCTCCTGCGCTTCCTTGATCGATTCGGTCGGCTGGAGCAAGTCATCGATGCCGGGCATCGGCGTCAGGTCGATCGCGCAGATGTTATCGCCGACGAACTCGCGGAAAGCGAGGTCCATGCCGATGCCCTGAATGTGTCCGGGCGTGTGAAACGGGATGACGCCCGCATCCACGTAATCGAGCAGCGCTTGGAAGTAGGGCGCGCGGGTCTGATCGAGGGCCACGTTTGCGCTCGGCGCTACGCGAGGACTTCGAAGCCGAGCCGATCGAGCATCGCGAAGTCGTCGGCGTCGCTGCGGCCTTCCGTGGTGAGGTAGTTGCCCAAAACGATCCCGCTCGCGCCGCTGCGCATGCCGACGTCCTGTAAGGCTTTGAGCGTCACTTCGCGGCCGCCCGCGAAACGAACGAGCGCGTTGGGGAGCGCGAGGCGCGCCATCGCGACGAAGCGCAACGCCTCGACCGGATCGAGCAGCGGGCGCAGAGCGAAGGGCGTTCCGGGCCGCGGATTGAGAAAGTTGATCGGCACCTCTTGCGGCGACAGCTCCTGCAGGGCGATCAGAAAGTCGATGCGGTCGGCGATGTCTTCGCCCATCCCGATGATCCCGCCGCAGCACAGCTCCAAATTCCGCTGCTTGACGCGCACACACGTCTCCCAGCGCTCGTCGTAGGTATGCGTCGTGCAGACTTGCGGAAAGTAGCGGCGCGAGCTCTCGAGATTGTGATTGACTTTGTCGACGCCGGCCTGCGCAAGACGCTCGATTTGCGCGCCGCTGAGAATTCCAAGGGAAACGGCCACCGTCAAGGGCAGCTCGCGCTTGATGCGCACCACCGCTTCGCAGACGCGCGCCAACAGCCGCTCCGACGGCCCGCGGACGGCGACGACAATGCAGAACTCGCCGGCGCCGCGGGTCTGCGCCTCGTGCGCGGCGGCGACGAATTCCTCGACGCTGGAAAGCCGTTCGGGCTCGACGCCGGTCGCGTAGCGGGCGCTCTGCGAGCAGAAGTTGCAGTCCTCCGAACATCCGCCTCGCTTAGCGTTATAGAGCACTTCGACCGCGATGCCGCTGCCGCAGTAGCGCGAGCGGACGTCGTCGGCCAGCGCGAGCAGTTCCGGAACGTGCTCGGACGGGAGCTCCGCCAGCCGGCGCAGCAGCTCGGCGCGCGCGGGCTGCTCGCGCTCGAGCAGCTCGGTGCGCGCCCGTTCGATCGTGTGGTGGGTCATCTCAGCGTTCTTGGTTCACCAGTGGTGCGAAAAGCTTTGCTCCGGCTTCGACCGACTCGGCCTCCTCCGGGGCACTCGCCAAAATCCCGAGTACGCGCACGTTCTCCTGCAACGCGCGCAGCACGTCGGAGCGATACGCCTCGCCGGCGGGCCCCCAGCGTTCGACGAGTACCGCGCCCGCTACCGAAAGCGCGAGCTCCCGGCAGAGGCGCAGGGTGAGCAGCGCGTGACTCAGGCAGCCGAGCCGCAGACCGATCGCCACGATCGTCTCCAGATGCGCCAGCGCCGCGACGTCGCCCAGATGCTCGCCGGCATTGAGCGGCGCCATAATACCGCCGGCCCCTTCGACGACGAGCGCACCATCGAGCCCGTCGAGCGCCTCGGCCAGGGCACGCGCCGCGAGCGGCTCGCGCCCCTGCGCCAGCGCTGCCGACCATGGATCGGCGGCCTTTTCGTAGCGCGCGATCTCGATGCAGGCAACACCGGAAAGCCGCGCAGCGCGCTGCGCGTCGCCTTCTTCGAGCGGGCCCAGCCCCGTCTGCACGGGCTTGACGATCACCGGATTTTTGCCGCCGCGCGCGAGCGCCAGCGCGAGCGATGCGGCGACGCGCGTCTTCCCAACGTCGGTATCGGTGCCGGTTACGAAGTAGCGATGCACCGTTGCAGCTCGGCAGCGAGCAGATCGACCTGCTCGAGCGTGTGATCCGCGCGTAGCGTTACGCGCAGGCGCGATGTGCCCGGCGGCACGGTCGGCGGCCGGATCGCCGGAACAAATATGCGGCGTTCCAAGAGCCGCTGTGAAATGCGCAGCGCGCGCGCTTCCTCGCCCAGGGGGATGGGAACGATTGGACCCTCGCCCGCGATGCCCAACGCGAGACGCAGCCGCTCGGCATTGGCGTTCAGCCGCGTGCGGCGATCCTCCGCGCCGCGCGTCAGGTGCAGCGCAATGCGCGCCGCGAGCGCTAGCGCCGGCGGCAGTGCGGTATCGAAGATGAAGCTGCGCGCCCGGTTGACGAACAGATCGATCGTCACGGCCGGTCCCGCAACGAAGCCCCCCAGAGTACCGAGCGCCTTCGAGAGCGTGCCGAGGATCAGCACGCGCGGATCCGCCAGATTTCGCGCGACGCCTGCCCCTTGCGGGCCGGCGACGCCGAGCGCGTGCGCTTCATCGAAGAGCAGCACATCCGGCTCGCGCAGTTGCCGGAGCAGCGCGGCGGCGTCGATCGTGTCGCCATCCATCCCAAAGAGCGTCTCGCTGACCACGAGCGCCGATTCGCCCGCAGGCAGCTGCGGCAGCGTCGCGTGCTCGTAGGGTACGCGCGGTCTGCTCGAAAGCCGCGCTCCGTCGATCAGCGACGCGTGGTTCGCGCGGTCGGAGTAGATCGACGCCACGAGCTTCGCAAGCACCGGAATCGCGCCGATGCCTGCGAGGTAGCCCGACGAAAAAAGCAGCGCCCGTTCGCGCCCGAGCCACGCCGCGAGCTCCTCCTCGAGCAACGAAAGCTCGCGATTACGCCCGGCCAGAAGCCGCGCACCGCCCGAGCCGGCGCGCTTCGCGTGCTTGAGCGCCTCGAGGACCTGCGGCTCTTCGGCCATCCCGAGGTAATCGTTCGAAGAGAAGTCGATAACGTCGGCCAGCCGGCGAAGCGGCAGCTCGCGATACCGATGTTCTTCGCGGATCTTCTGCAGCGCGTCCTCGACTCGATCGAGGTAGCTCACGGCAGTGCGTTGCTCAATGCATCGAAGAACGAGTGAACCTCGTCGCCGGTTGCGCACAGCGGCGGAACGAACTGAATGACGTTGCCGATCGGGCGCGTGAATTGCCCCGCTTCGTAGAGTGCATCGGCGACCGGCCAGGCGCTCGACGCAAGCTCGACGCCGATCATCGTCCCGGCCTGCCGCGCCTCGCGCACGTGGGGATGCAAGCCGAGCGTTTCCAGGCGCAAACCGGCGGCGCGCGCTATGCTTGCGGCGCGGGCCAAGGTCCGCTCCTCTTCAAAGAGGTCGAGCGAAGCGAGCGCCGCAGCACAGGCGATCGGATTGCCGGCGTACGAATGACCGTGAAAGAAGTGGACGTATTCCCCGGGCTCGCCAAGAAACGCCTGATAGACTTCCCGGCGCACGAGCGTCGCCGAAAGCGCCAGCGTGCCGCCGCTCAAGCCTTTGCCGACGCAGACGATATCGGGGTGTAGCGGCGTCTGTTCGAAGGCGAACATCGTCCCCGTCCGCCCGAAGCCGGTAGCGACCTCGTCGCAGATGACCAGCGTCCGCGCCTCGCGCAGCTCGTCGTAGATCGCGCTCGGAACCAGACGCATTCCCGAGGCCGCCTGCACGAGCGGCTCGAGGATGACCGCCGCCACGTCGTCCCCCTGCGCCGCGCCGCTTTCGAAGCCCCGCGCTTCGAACGTCAGGCTGCCAAAGCGCGACTTGAAGAGCGCGATATCCGAGACGCTCATCGCGCCGGCCGTATCGCCGTGATACGCATCGCCCAGCCGAACGAAACGCGTGCGCTGCGGTTCGCCCTTGTTCTGCCAATACGCCAGCGCCATCTTCAGCGCCGCTTCGACTGCGCTGGCGCCGTCGCCGCCGAAGAACGCGTAGTCCATTCCCGCAAGCGTGCAGAGACGCTCGGCGAGCCGTTCGGCGACGGGATTGCTCGCACCCAGCAGCGTTGCATGATCGAGGTGTGCGGCTTGCGTCGCGATCGCGTCGACGATACGCGGATGGCAATGGCCGTGTATCGTCGTCCAAATTGAACTGACCGCGTCGAAGACGCGCCGGCCCTGCGCATCCCAAAGCCGCGAGCCGAGCCCGCGGACGAAACGGTGCGGACGCCGTTCGAAATCCCGCATTTGGGTGAACGGCAGCCACAGATGAGAAGCCTCCGCCACCAAACTATTCCGCGCTGGAGTGAATTGTTGGACGATAGCCCGCCGCCAGGACCTCGACGATCGCGTGCGGCGTCAGCACCTCGACCTCGCCGCGTTGCGCGCGCGCGACGCGCCTTGTATAGCCTGCATCGGACCATTCGAACAACGAGTCGCCCCACACGAGATGCGGCCGGCCTTCCCAAACGGCGTACGCACCGTCGGGCAGCGAGGCAAGCGCGGCGCGATACGTGCGCTTCTTCTTCCCGGCGAGACGATCGGCGTGCAGACGCAGATCCATCGAGTCGGCATCGTTGGGCGTCGCGATGCTCGCTTCCCAGAACGCGCGAAAACGGTTGAAGTCGGCGCGCCGGCACTCCGCGCACGGGCGATGACCGGCGCTCAGCCCGGCTGCTTCGTCGAGGAAGAAAAGCTCGGTGTAGCGGTGCGGCGTCATCACGCTGCGCTTGCGGCCGCGAAACTCGAGCTCGCACGCTATCCAGCGCTTCACCGCAAACGACCTGACGACTTGCCGCGAATCGTCGTGAAGAATTCCGCGGTTCCCCATCATCTGCCCGCGCCCCGGGAGCGCTACGACTTCGCCGTACGGCGTGACGCGATTCTGCAGCGGCATGACAAGACGGCGCGTTCTCCTAGGATTGAACTCTTCCCGCGCCAAAGGTCGCTCGTGTAAAGGAGGGCCTATCCATGGTTCGCTTATCGCTGTTGCTGGCTTTTGCTTTTGCCGGCTTCGCGCTTCCGCAGGGCGCCCGGGCAGACGCCGCAACGCCCCAGCTCCCCCCGCAGCCGGCGGTCCATCCCGCCGGCATCCCCGCCGGCGCCGTGCTCGTCTCGCCGTGCGTCGCAACCATGGGCGAGCACTGGATGAATCTCAAAGACGCGCCGATGGGCCCGATCTACGGCGTCTGGCAAGGAAAGCCGGTCTTCACGGAGATCATGGTCACCGTCGAGCAGCTCCAGCAAGGCTTCGCCTATGCGAACCTGCACGCGCTCCCGGGCTACACGATCGATCACATCGACTTCAAGTTCGAGCCGAAGGGCCACCCGGGTCTGCCGGTGCCGCACTACGACCTGCACGCGTACTACGTCACGCCGGCCGTGCAAGCGACCATCTGTCCCGATGGGATTCCCGATCAGTCGATGAAGGCGATGAACCAGCCGTAGCCCGGTTCGGCGCCCGGAGCCTAGGTTTCGACTCGCTCCTCGATCGAGACGTTGTAGAGGAACAAGAACTTACCCCATTCGTCGGGCAGCGTGTTGCGTTTGATCTGAATCCAAGGAATATATTTGGGCTGGCGCGGCTTGCGCTGCAGCGACATATTGGCTTCGCGCGGCGTACGGTTGTTCTTGCGGTTGTTGCAGCGCATGCAGGCGCAGACGAGATTCTCCCAGGTCGACTCCCCGCCGCGGCTCTTGGGCGTAACGTGATCGACGGTCATCAGGCGCTCGCCGCGCAACCCGCAGTATTGGCACATGTGATCGTCGCGAATGAGCACGTTCTTCTTCGTCAGCGCGACCTTCTGCATCGGCCGGCGGATGTAGTACAGCATCCGGATGATCGAGGGCATCCGCATCGCGAGCGTGGGCGACGCGAGCATCCGCTCTCGGCCGTGCAGCATCTCCGCTTTTCCGGCGAAAAGCAGCTTGACGGCACGCTGAAAGCTGGTGACGTTGAGCGCTTCGTAGGTAAAGTTCAGCACGAGCACCTCGCTCATGCGATCGTTTTCCCGCGGGTATGAAGGCGAGGCATTTTAGGTGCCTCGCTGCCGGACGAACATCAATCGCGTTTCGGTTAGCATTTGTGTTATTGCTAACCGCTGATCGGCAGGCAACCTTTCTTTGACCCGTTCGAAGGCAGCCGTTGCAACGTCGATCGCGACCTCGGCCGATTGATGGTCGGGCTGCCGCCCGCCTTCTTCGGTGAGATAAGCATGCGCCGCTAGGGCGAGCGTTGCGATCACCTCGCTGAGCAAAGGCTCGACGGGCGGAATCTGCCCTTGAAATCCCCCCTGCATATCGGGAGGGGCGCTTCGGGTGGACATCCCTTTCCGGAGTTAAGCGGCTGCTGAGGGCTTCCCTTGCTGACCGGACATTCCGAGGAAGTATTGATGAATGCGCGGGTCGCGGGTGAGTTCGGGATGGAAGGCGGTGGCCAGTACGTTGCCTTCACGTACCATAATGCCGTGACCGTCGCGCTCGGCGAGCAACTCGACCGTCGGGCCGTATCGCTCGATCCACGGCGCCCGAATGAAGACACCGGGAAACGGCTCGCTGCCGAGCGCGGGAATCTGGAGCGGAATTTCCGCGGAATCGTTTTGCCGGCCGAATGCGTTGCGCCGCACGGTGATGTCGATGAGGTCGAGCGTCGGCTGAGCGGCGCCGGCGACGTCGCGCGCGGCGACGATCATTCCCATGCAGGTTCCCCACAGCGGCATGCCGGCGTGCGTGCGCTCGACGATCGGCCGCCCGAGCCCCGAGCGTTCGAGCAGCTTCATCACCGTCGTCGACTCGCCGCCGGGAACGATCAGCGCATCGACGCGCGCGAGGTCGGCAGGCGTTTTGACGGCAAGGGGCCGCGCCCCGGCGCGTTCCAGCGCCGCGCAGTGCTCGACGACGTCACCCTGCAGCGCAAGCACACCTGTGGTTGTCATCCTGAGCTTGTCGAAGGGCTAATTGCCACGCGGTGCCATCAGCTCGGCTTCACTCAACTGACGCACGTCGAGGCCTGGCATAGCCTCCGATTGCCCAAGCGAGCGGCACGCGTCAAGCACGACGGACGGATCGTTGAAATGGGTTGTGGCGTTGACGATCGCGCGAGCGAAACGCTTGGGATCCTTCGATTTGAAGATGCCGCTTCCGACGAAGATGCCTTCCGCGCCGAGCTGCATCATCAATGCGGCGTCGGCGGGCGTGGCGACGCCGCCGGCGCAAAAAAGAACGACCGGGAGCTTCCCGTTCTGCGCGATCTCGGTCACCAGCTCGTAGGGCGCGCCGAGATCTCGCGCTCGCGCGACGAGCTCTTCCTTCGGCGCGACGCTCAGCTCGCGGATCGAATCGCCGATCGCACGCATGTGCCGGACGGCTTCAACGATGTTGCCGCTGCCGGCTTCGCCCTTGCTGCGAATCATTGCCGCGCCTTCGGCGATCCGCCGCAACGCTTCACCCAGGTCGCGCGCCCCGCAGACGAACGGCGTCGTGAACAGATGCTTGTCGACGTGATACTTGTCGTCGGCGGGCGTGAGCACTTCCGACTCGTCGATGTAGTCGACGCCGAGCTGCTGCAGCACTTGCGCTTCGGCGAAGTGACCGATGCGTACTTTGGCCATGACGGGAATGGTAACGGCATCCATGATGCCGCGGATCAGGTCGATTGCGCTCATGCGGGCGACGCCGCCGGCCGCCCGGATATCGGCGGGAATTCGTTCGAGCGCCATCACCGCGACCGCGCCGGCTTCTTGCGCGATTGCCGCGTGTTCGGGGGTGACGACGTCCATAATAACGCCGCCTTTGAGCATCTGCGCGAGCCCGCGCTTAACCGTTACCGTTCCTTTTTCCATCGCACTATCATAACAGCCGCACCCAGCCAAAACGTTGAGGAAAGCCGCTAACGAGGAGGCGGTGGGCTGGGACTCTCCGGGCCGGAGGCCTCCGGCGCCGGCGTAATTAGGCCGCCCGATGGGAGAGGTTGGGCCTCCTCTTTGAGGACGGGCAGCGGCTTCTGCCGCCAGATCGGAATGTTCGGATTGATCGTCGCCGTGGGGATCGGGGTGGGCGTCGGCGGAGGCTTGGGAGTCGCGGGAATCGCCGTCGGGACCGGCTGGGGCGGTACGCGAGGGTCGGGGAAGCGCGGGTCCCCCGCGGCCGAGAGCGCCTGCGAGCGTTTCCAGTCGGGACCGTACGGCTGCGGCGAGGTATCCGCGCCGGTCGGAAGCGGGGTGGGGATCACCGAATTCAGTTGGGTTTGCGTGGCCTGCTGCATGACGCGGTCGCCCATCCGCTGGCCGATCACGACGGCCAGGAGCAAGACCGCAGCGCCGACGGCCAGGACGATCGTGGGGAACTTCACGCGCGGACGAGCGGCCGAACGACGTCGAGCTTCGCGGCGCGAGCCTTCCGGTCGCTCGGCTTACCGATGAGGTGCACCTCGCGTAGTTCGCCGGCGGCCATGTCGACGCGAGCCGTGTGCCCGCGAAACTCGATCAGCACGTTGCGCGAACGGTCGAAGTGGTTTCCAACGAAGATCCGCACCGCTCCCTCGTCGTCCTCGAAGGCGATCGCCCCGACCTCGACCGGCGACGT
The nucleotide sequence above comes from Candidatus Cybelea sp.. Encoded proteins:
- the pdxT gene encoding pyridoxal 5'-phosphate synthase glutaminase subunit PdxT; protein product: MTTTGVLALQGDVVEHCAALERAGARPLAVKTPADLARVDALIVPGGESTTVMKLLERSGLGRPIVERTHAGMPLWGTCMGMIVAARDVAGAAQPTLDLIDITVRRNAFGRQNDSAEIPLQIPALGSEPFPGVFIRAPWIERYGPTVELLAERDGHGIMVREGNVLATAFHPELTRDPRIHQYFLGMSGQQGKPSAAA
- a CDS encoding aminotransferase class I/II-fold pyridoxal phosphate-dependent enzyme, which codes for MSYLDRVEDALQKIREEHRYRELPLRRLADVIDFSSNDYLGMAEEPQVLEALKHAKRAGSGGARLLAGRNRELSLLEEELAAWLGRERALLFSSGYLAGIGAIPVLAKLVASIYSDRANHASLIDGARLSSRPRVPYEHATLPQLPAGESALVVSETLFGMDGDTIDAAALLRQLREPDVLLFDEAHALGVAGPQGAGVARNLADPRVLILGTLSKALGTLGGFVAGPAVTIDLFVNRARSFIFDTALPPALALAARIALHLTRGAEDRRTRLNANAERLRLALGIAGEGPIVPIPLGEEARALRISQRLLERRIFVPAIRPPTVPPGTSRLRVTLRADHTLEQVDLLAAELQRCIATS
- the bioD gene encoding dethiobiotin synthase, producing the protein MHRYFVTGTDTDVGKTRVAASLALALARGGKNPVIVKPVQTGLGPLEEGDAQRAARLSGVACIEIARYEKAADPWSAALAQGREPLAARALAEALDGLDGALVVEGAGGIMAPLNAGEHLGDVAALAHLETIVAIGLRLGCLSHALLTLRLCRELALSVAGAVLVERWGPAGEAYRSDVLRALQENVRVLGILASAPEEAESVEAGAKLFAPLVNQER
- a CDS encoding HNH endonuclease; the protein is MSEVLVLNFTYEALNVTSFQRAVKLLFAGKAEMLHGRERMLASPTLAMRMPSIIRMLYYIRRPMQKVALTKKNVLIRDDHMCQYCGLRGERLMTVDHVTPKSRGGESTWENLVCACMRCNNRKNNRTPREANMSLQRKPRQPKYIPWIQIKRNTLPDEWGKFLFLYNVSIEERVET
- the pdxS gene encoding pyridoxal 5'-phosphate synthase lyase subunit PdxS, with the translated sequence MEKGTVTVKRGLAQMLKGGVIMDVVTPEHAAIAQEAGAVAVMALERIPADIRAAGGVARMSAIDLIRGIMDAVTIPVMAKVRIGHFAEAQVLQQLGVDYIDESEVLTPADDKYHVDKHLFTTPFVCGARDLGEALRRIAEGAAMIRSKGEAGSGNIVEAVRHMRAIGDSIRELSVAPKEELVARARDLGAPYELVTEIAQNGKLPVVLFCAGGVATPADAALMMQLGAEGIFVGSGIFKSKDPKRFARAIVNATTHFNDPSVVLDACRSLGQSEAMPGLDVRQLSEAELMAPRGN
- a CDS encoding aminotransferase class III-fold pyridoxal phosphate-dependent enzyme → MAEASHLWLPFTQMRDFERRPHRFVRGLGSRLWDAQGRRVFDAVSSIWTTIHGHCHPRIVDAIATQAAHLDHATLLGASNPVAERLAERLCTLAGMDYAFFGGDGASAVEAALKMALAYWQNKGEPQRTRFVRLGDAYHGDTAGAMSVSDIALFKSRFGSLTFEARGFESGAAQGDDVAAVILEPLVQAASGMRLVPSAIYDELREARTLVICDEVATGFGRTGTMFAFEQTPLHPDIVCVGKGLSGGTLALSATLVRREVYQAFLGEPGEYVHFFHGHSYAGNPIACAAALASLDLFEEERTLARAASIARAAGLRLETLGLHPHVREARQAGTMIGVELASSAWPVADALYEAGQFTRPIGNVIQFVPPLCATGDEVHSFFDALSNALP
- the bioB gene encoding biotin synthase BioB, with the protein product MTHHTIERARTELLEREQPARAELLRRLAELPSEHVPELLALADDVRSRYCGSGIAVEVLYNAKRGGCSEDCNFCSQSARYATGVEPERLSSVEEFVAAAHEAQTRGAGEFCIVVAVRGPSERLLARVCEAVVRIKRELPLTVAVSLGILSGAQIERLAQAGVDKVNHNLESSRRYFPQVCTTHTYDERWETCVRVKQRNLELCCGGIIGMGEDIADRIDFLIALQELSPQEVPINFLNPRPGTPFALRPLLDPVEALRFVAMARLALPNALVRFAGGREVTLKALQDVGMRSGASGIVLGNYLTTEGRSDADDFAMLDRLGFEVLA